GGCGGCCGTCGACGACGCCGAGTACATGAAATTCCCCGGCGAGGTTCACAAAAAGACGTGGACGGGCGACTCCGAGGGACTCCTCGGACGCGTGCTCGATCGGCTGTAGCCCGTTTTCGATCGGTTCGATGCCGTCGGTCCGATTACAGCGCTGCGGCGGTCATCGCCACGAGCGACGAGACCATCAGGAACACGAAGAACAGCGCGATGATCTGGCTTCTGTCCATACGCGACCGTTGCGCCCCGACCACCATAATTGGTGTGCTCCGTTCGGTGCTCGCAGGTGGCAGACGCCGCCCCCGACTCGGCGGCGCGAACACCGCTTCTGGCCACCACCAGTCAGGCCATCGACTGGATCGGCCGGCTCCCGTCCCGGTAGAACTGCCCGTGGAACCCGATGGGAAGCGCGTGGGGAAGCGGTGCTCGGGCGCGTACTGAGAGGTCAACGGCGTCCAAGACGACCAGCGCCGAACGCTCCTCGTCGGTGTCGAGGACGACCGAGAGGACGACGCCGTCGTCCTCGCCGTCGCGGCGTCCCGGCGGGGCTGGCACGAACACCGGCTCGCCGGGATGGACGCCTGCCTCCGACCACGTCCGCGCGTCGCCGGTCCCGACATCGACTTTGATTAACCGATTCAGGAACGTCTCCGGCGGATCGTGGCGGTTTCCGGCGGCGTAGACGTACCGGTAAGATCGTCCGTTTCGCTCGACGTAATCGATCGCGGGGAACGCCACCGGCCCCTCGTGCAGCGTCGTCGGCGTCGGTTCGACCGGCGTCTCGGACGCCGTCGCCCGGGCCGCTTCCGGGGATGGCACGCTCGGCATCTCGTCCGAATCGGTCGGTCCCACCGGGAGCCGGTAGCGCCGCAGTTCGCCCGCGGGCAGGTCGGGCTCGGCAGAGCGGAGATTCGACAGTTCGAAGTCGGTGACGGCGCTCGCGTCGTCGAACGCGACCAGATCGACGACCAGCTCGCCGTCCGCCTCGAAGGCGTTGGCGTGGTGGAAGACGAAACACGGGTCGGCGCGGTAGGGTCCGGCGACCGCGCCGATCGCGCGCTCGCAGACGAAAAATCGGGTGCCCTGCTCCGGCCGCCACTCGTGGGCGTCGAGAAACGTGTCGGCGGTCAGCAATCGGCGCGGCGACGTGACGAAGGGCGGTTCGGTGACGACGGCGTACCGGTCGGTCAGCGCGAAACTGTGGATGTAGGCGGGCTGATCGACTTCGATCGTCGCAACCGGCTCGCGCCGGGAACTCCCGTCCGGCCGTCGGTGGAGGACGTAGCCGCCGTTCCTGCCGTGGCGGGTGGCCAGCCCCCACGTCTCGCCCCGCCGCGGGTCGTAGTGGCGGTGAGCGGTCGAGCCGGTGGCGTCGACGCCGTCGTCGAAGCGCCGGGGTTCGAGCGTGCGCAGGCTGTCGGGGTCGAACGCCCACGCCCGCGGCGGCTCGGTGACGGCGACGAACTCGCCGCCGCGGTGGGTCACGGTGATCGAGGCGTTGTCCGTTAGCTCTCCGGAGATGAGTCGTCGCAGTCTACCCCTGAGACCGTCGTCGGGCCGGGTGCCGAACTCGTCGTGTCGGAGTGCACCCTCCGACCGCGCTCGCTCGTAGGCGTCGCTCCGGAGGAACCGGCTGGCGTACTCGACGCCGCCGTCGCGGATCGCAAACCGCCGGAGCAGCGCGAACCCGTCGAACCAGTGGTTCACGGTCTGATCGCCGACCGAAAACCGGCCGGGGCCGTTCCGAAGCAAAACGCCCGAGAGCCACTCGGGGAGGTCGCCCTCGACGGGCAAGTCGGTGGGTGGATGGCCCTCACCGTTGCGGAAGCCGAGTCTGTGGTCGGCGGCCATGCACGTCACGACGGGTGCCGGGGCCGTCAATGTACGCGTCCAGCCAGCGCTCAGACGATCCGCGCGTCGACGACGACGTGCCAGACGCCCTCGCTGTGGCTCTTGATTTTCCGCCGGCCTTCGATCTCGACGCCGCGGCCCGCCCGGTCGGCGGCGTCTTCGATCCGACCGACGGGGCGGTCCCACAGTTCGACCTCCGGCGTCGCCTCGTGGACGTGGACGACGCCGCCGGACGCCACCGCCGAGACGGCCGTATCGAGGTACTCGTGGGCCTCGTAGTAGCCCATCACGACCCGGTCGACGGCGTCGACCTCCACGTCCCGGCAGTCCGCGCGGTAGGCTTCGACCCGGTCCTGTACGTCGTTGAGGACGGCGTTCTCGATCAGGTAGCGGTACGACGCGGGGTTGATCTCCGCGGCAACAACGTCGGCGCCGGCCCGCGCCATCGGGAGCGTGAAGTAGCCGATTCCGGCGAACATGTCGAAGACGCGCTCGGGCGTCTCGGCATCCGTCCCGGCACTCCCACCGGTCTCGACGGCCGGCCCTACCTCGCCCGCGATCACGTCGGCCATCCGCGCGCGCTCGGCCTTGTTCCCCGGCGAGAACATCACCTCTCGGAGGTCGAGTGCGTAGCGCGTGCCGTGTTCGGTGTGGATCGTCTCCGTGGTCGGATCGCCGGCGATCACCCGGCTGTCGGGCTCGCGGCGCTCGCCGGAGACGCCCTCGTGAGCCAGCACGGTGTCGGCTTCGCCGTGCAGTTCGAGCAGGGCGTCGCCGAGCTCTGCTTCGCGCGGACAGTCCTCCAGCGTGACGAGCACGACGCTCCCGATCACGGCCCACGACCCCGGTGCGCGCTCGATTTCGGCGTCGCTCCAGCCTCGTTCGGCAAGCAAATCGGGCAGTGTCGTCCCCCGGCGCTCCGGGTCCGTCTGGACGACGACCTCGCGCACGTCGGTCTCGGCGGGCGCCGCCGTCACCGGGAGCGCGACCGTCTCGGCGCCGTACTCGACGACCTTTCGAGCGTCGTCGTAGACGCCCTCGGCGCGCAACTGCTCGGTGGCGACCTCGGCGCGGGGCTTCTCGACGACCGCCGCGAGCGCCCGGCCGTCGGCGTCAGGCATCGTCGTTCCCGTCGCGGTCGGCCCGATCGTCTTCGGGGAGCACGTGCAAGCCCGCCCGGCTCTTGAGTACGGGGACGGTCTCGGCGTCGGCGTCGAGGTAGTCCGGTCGGGCGATCGTCTTTGCGCGGTAGGTCTCGGGATCGAGCACCTGCACGGCGCGGTCGTCCTCGACAGTCACGAGGGTCGTCTCCTCGGCGTCGTCGATCGTGCCCAGCCGTTTGGCCTCGGGTGCGTCGCCCTCCTCGTAGGACGCCTCATAGCGCTCGCCGGTCGTCAGGCGGGTGCCCTTGAGATTTCCGCGGGCGCTGGTGACCAGCACGGGCCCGTCGTCGTCCTCGGGGTCGATCACTTCGCCCGGACGGTAGGGCGGCAGCCGGACGGCGAAGGTGACCCGGTAGACGCCGTTGCCGTCCTCGTCTTCGGAGACGAGCGTTTCGGAGTCGGAGTAGCTCCCGCCGAACTCCTCGACGACCTTGCGGGCGACTTTCATCCCGATCTTGTTGGTCGAGAGCTTGATATTCAGTCCGGCGTCGACCTCGGTCGCGTCGGTGACGAAGGCGTTGCGGTCGCCGGTCGCTTCCATCTCCTCGACGACTTCGTTTGCGATCTCTCTGGTGCGCTCGACCTCCTCGTCGGTCGGCGTCCGGTCGCGGGCGCGCAACTGGAGGATGCTGGCGTAGTAGTCCCCGGAGATCCGACCGCAGCGATCGCAGGTCTGGCGGGTGATCTTCACCGGAACCGTCACCTGCTCCTCGACGGGCGTGCCGTTGACCACTCCCGTAAAGAAACAGTGCATCCGGATGGTCGTCTGGTCGACCTGCTCGGGTTCGACGCTCCAAGCGACCTCTTCGGCGTCGAAGTGGACCGACAGCGACTCGCTGACCTCTTCGATCGCGACCTCGGTGTAGTCCTCGGCGCCAACGTCGACCCAGCGATTACCCCGATGGACCGCGCCGCAGGTCGCACAGACCCGCACCTGCACGCGGTCGGGCGCGTCGATCAACTCGAACTCCTCGAAGTAACACTCGTCGCACAGGGCGGGGTCGCCGCGGCGCTCCTCGCGGACCGATCGCGGCGTGTCGATGGCGTCGCCGCACCGGGGGCAGAACGCGCGCGTCTCGCTCATGAACGCGTGGTACGGGCCTGTGGCGTTTAAGGCGTCCGTTCTCCGCGCCGCTGCCGCCCCTACCGTGGTGTCACATCAACGTCGATCTCTCGACGCTCCGACCGTTCACGCGCCGGTACACTCGGGCTTACTGACGGGTCAACTCGCATAGCTCCCTATAACAAAGTGTCCCTCTCCCGACCGCTTTCCTGTGGCGCGGTGCCACGACCGGGGTCACGCGATGCTGCGCCCGCGCCACCGCCGGGCCGGCAGTCGGAGTCTCATGCTGGCGCCAACTGCCGCGCTCTCGGTGTTCGGGGGGTTGTTCCCCCACGTGTCTCCCGTTTTTCTGCTGTACATGGATACAGAGCCCAGATGCGTCCCGGGGTCGCGCTCTATAGTCGATCACACGCCGTTTTATTTTGACTCGATAATATCGAATATATTTCTTTTATTCTCGGTGTTGTTCGGCAAATACGCCTGTCTGAATAAATCGAAACGTCATGAATTGCCAATAGAATTAAGTCGTTACGAACTGCTACTTCGCTTGTGTTCGGCCCGTGAGTACACCACAGACCAGAACCGTCGGCGACGTACTCGCAGCGCTCCCCGACAACGGGAGCGTGCTGGTCTCTGGCGCGGGGCGTGAGACGCTCGGCCGACTTCCCTATCAGCTACTTCGGTCGTCCGTCGGCGTCGACGACGCCGCGGTCATCGTCACGACTGAGGACGCGGGCGACCGACTCGTCCGTCAGTTCACCAACTCCGGAGACAGCCCGGCCCGCTCTCGCGTCGGCGTCGTCGACGCTACCCCGTCGGGCCACCGGCAGGCGACGCCCGAGGACGGCATCTGGAGCGCGTCGTCGCCCGTCGATTTCAACGGCACTGGTGCCGGTATCGACCGCTGTCACGATCACCTCGATGGCGACGCCGTGCATCTGCTGTACGACACCCTCACGACGCCGCTTCTCTCCGCTGACTCGGAAACGGTCGCTCGCTACGCCCACCACGTCTCTCTGCGGGTCGACGACAGCCCCGGCATCGGCCTGTTTCCGATCCACACGAACGTGACTTCCGAACGGGACGCTGCCCGACTCAAACATCTCTTCGACGCCCACGTCGAAGTCCGCAAGTGCGGTGGCGAGCGGCAGGTGCGGTGCTCAGGCGTCGACAACGATTGGTGTGGCTGGCAGGACCTGCAGGACGGCGACGCGACTACCGAATTTTCAGGAATCGTGTGATTTGGTAGTGACGCCGCCGAATGCCGGCGCTCAGTCCTCTTTCGCGCCGGGGTTCAGTCCCACCTTTTTCCGCCTCGGGTGCGCTCGCTCACTTCGCTCGCGCACCACTCGACGCAAAAATCTGGGCCAAAAATCCGCTCGCTCCCGTGGTCGCTCGCGGTGAACCGGCGGCGATGCCGCCGGACGCCCGCGCTCAGTCCTCTTTCGCGCCGGGGTTGGTCACCGCGCCGTTTTCGGCCGAGCCGAACGACTGGCCGTACTTCGCCATCACGCCGCTGGTGTAGTTTGGCTCGGGCTCGTCGCGTTCTTCGAGGCGGCGCTCGATCTCCTCGTCGGTGAGGTCGACTTCGAGGGTGCGGTCGGCGATGTCGACGGTGATGACGTCGCCGTCTTCGAGCGCGCCGATCGGACCGCCCGTGTAGGCCTCGGGGGCGACGTGGCCGATCGAGAATCCACGGGTCGCGCCCGAGAAGCGGCCGTCGGTGATCAGCGCCACGTCCTCGGCGTGGTCCTGTCCGGCGACTGCGGCGGTGACGCCGAGCATCTCGCGCATGCCGGGGCCGCCCCGTGGGCCTTCGTTCCGGATTGCGATGACGTCGCCCGATTCGACGTTGCCCTCTTGGACGTACTTCATGGCGTCTTCCTCGCCCTCGAACACGCGGACAGGGCCCTCGTGGTGGAGGTCGTCGTCGCCCGTGACCTTGAGCACGGAGCCGCCCGGTGCGAGGTTGCCAGTCAGGATGCGGATGGCGCCTTCCTCGTTTTTGGGCTCGTCGACTGTGTAGAGGAAGTCGGCCTCGATCTCCTCGTCGTCGGGCAGTTCGCCCTGCGATTCGAGGTGTTCGAGCTCTTCGGCGATCGTCCGGCCGGTGATCGTGAGCTGGTCGCCGTGGAGCAGCCCGGCGTCGAGCAGGCGTCGGAGGACGACGGGGACGCCGCCGATCTCGTAAAGATCGTTCATCACGCGCGTGCCGCCGGGCTGGAGGTCGGCGATCTTGGGCGTGCGCTGGCTGATCTCGTCGAACTCCTCGATCGAGAGGTCGACCCCGGCCTCGGCGGCCATCGCCAGCAGGTGGAGCACGGCGTTGGTCGACCCGCCGACGGCGACCTGCAGCGCGATCGCGTTCTCGAAGGACTTCTTCGTGAGGATGTCGCTGGGCTTGCGGTCGTTCTCGATCGCGTCGACGGCGAGCTCGCCGGCGCGCTCGGCGACCTCGTAGCGATCCTCGTGTTCGGCGGGCGGGCCGGCGGCGCCAAGCGGCGCCAGCCCGAGCGCCTCGGCGACCGACGCCATCGTGTTGGCGGTGAACATCCCGCCGCAGGAGCCGGCGCCGGGGCAGGCGTGCCGTTCCATCTCGTCGAGTTCGTCCTCGCTCATCTCGCCCTGCGCGACGGCGCCGACGCCCTCGAACACGTTCTGGACGGTGATCTCACGGCCCTCGTGTTCGCCGGGCATGATCGACCCGCCGTAGAGGAACACGGAGGGCAGGTCGGTGCGGATCATCGCCATCATCATGCCGGGCATGTTCTTGTCGCAGCCGCCGATCGTCACGAGCCCGTCCATGCGCTCGCCGAAGGAAACGAGCTCGACCGAGTCGGCGATGACCTCCCGGGAGGTCAGCGACGCCTTCATCCCCTCGGTCCCCATCGAGATGGCGTCGGAGATCGTGATCGTGCCGAACTCGATCGGCATTCCGTCGGCGGCATCGACTGCCTCGTAGGCGCTGTCTGCGACATCGTCTAGGTGGACGTTACACGGCGTGATGTCCGCCGCTGGGTTCGCCACGCCGACCATCGGCGCGGCCAAGTCCTCGTCGTCGTAGCCCATCGCCCGGAACATCGCCCGGTGGGGCGCTTTCTCGACCCCTTGGGTGACCTCGGTGCTCCGGAGGTCGGGGTCTTTGTCGGCGTGGTGTGGCTCTTCCTGCTGGCTCATGTGCTGTAGGTTTTCCTCCGTCACCTTAAGTCACTTCACACGAACGTGTTTTCCCCTGTTCTGCCCGACGCCGACGGGCGCCGTCACCGCCGACGCGTCACGGCGCCGCCGGCCAGCGTCATCGCCGACGGACGTTGCCACCGTCGAAACCCCCTTTTCGCGCGACTGCCAACGCCTCGCCATGACTGACGCGCGAGTCGAGGCGACCGCTCGGCTCCACTTCGGCTTCCAGAACCTCTCGCTGGCCCACCAGCGACTCTACGGCGGCATCGGCGTCGCGCTCGACCGGCCGGCCTTCGTCGTGACCGCCGAGCGCGCCGAGGAGGTTTCCGTCCGCGACGACGCCGACGGCCCCGACGCGACCGCCGTCGCCAGCGAGCACGCCCGCAGAGCCGTCGATCTACTCGGCGTGCCCGGCGTCGCCGTCACGGTCCGCGAACGGTTTCCCAGACACGTCGGCCTCGGCAGCGGCACGCAGTTCGCGCTCGCGGTGTACGCCGCCGTCGCCGCGGCGCACGACCGGCCGGTCGACGTGCGCGCGGCGGCGCCGAAACTCGGTCGGGGCGGGCGCAGCGGCGTCGGCGTCGCCGGCTTCGAGCGCGGCGGCTTCGTCGTCGACGGCGGCCATCCCACCAGCCAGTTCACCACCGACCGGCCGGCCGACGGCGAGTGGACGGTACCCCCGGTCACCGCGCGCCACGACCTGCCCGACGACTGGCGGTTCGTGCTCGTGCTGCCGGACGCCGATCCCGGGCGGAGCGGCGACGACGAGGACTCAAGCATGCGCTCGGTCGTCGAGGACGCCGATCCCGCGCTGGCCGACGAGATCAGCGCCGTCCTCACCCGTCGGCTCCTGCCCGCTGCCGCGGCCGGTCGACGCGAGGCGTTCGGCGCCGCGGTCGCCGAGATCGGGCGGCTCAACGGCGCGTGGTACACCGACGCGCAGGGCGGCGTGTTCCGCCCGCCGGTCGGCCGGATCGTCGAGGAACTGGGCGAACACCCTGTCGTCTCCGGCGTCGGCCAGTCCTCGTGGGGACCGATCGTCTACGGGCTGACCGACCGCGACTCGGTCGGACAGGCGAAAGCCGCGGCCCGGGACGCGCTCGACGCCGCGAGCGTCGACGGGCGGGTGCTCGCTGCGGGCGTTCGCAACGAGGGTGCAGTTACCGAGCGTTGATACCGACGGCGCCGACCCGACGCCGTACAGCACTCTACGTACCGCTCGGTCGCGCTATTACTATCAACGTTGCAAAATTATAAAGCATAAGGTAAGTATGCTACCGTCGTCGACTCGATGCTATCTCGGCTCCGGGGGCTCCTCCCCGATTCGGTACGGAACAGCTACCCGCTGAAGGTCGGCGCCGCGCTGGTCGCCGTCATCTTGCTCGTGAGCGCCGTCGGCGGCGTCGTCTACGCTCACACCGGCGACACCCTGCGCCAAGACACCCAGCAGGAGCTAGAGACAGCCGCGACCAGCGAGGCCGACCGGATCGACCAGTGGCTGGAGGATACCCGGTTCCAGCAGTCGAAACTCGCCAGCTCGCACTCGCTGCGGATCGACGACGGCGACGAGATTCAGGCCCGGCTTGCGACTACCGTCGACCAGCACGACAGCGTCAGGGGTGCCTACCACGTGAACGTCACCTCCGGCGCGGTGCTCGACGTGTACGGCCACGGCCTAATCGCCACGGGCGGCTCGCTTCGTTCGGCCAGTCACGAGCGGGTGCGGGCGCTCAACGACCCGAGCACGACGGTCACGACGGCGACCGTCTCCCGTTCGGAACTGTTCCGCGCGGGACCGGACGGATCGGCCGTCTTCCTGTTCGTCAGCAACGTCGAGACCGACGAGCACCGCGCCGTGGTGTCGGTCATCGACGCCGCGACGCTCTCGGAGGCGACGCTCCAGCGGCGCAGCGACGGCGAGACGGTCGTCGTCAACGACTCGGGAACAGTTGTACTTGCGCTCGACGAGTCGCGGCTGCTCCAGTCGGCCGGCGTCGACGCGGGCGACCGGCCGGACGGCGGCGGCTTTTTCACCGCAATCGGCGACGACGGCGCCCAGCAGGCGGTCGGGTACGCTGGCCTGACCGAAGCCGACTGGACGACCACCGCCAGCGTGCCGACGGCGGCGGCCTACGCCCTGCAGTCGGACATCTCGCGGGGCATCCTTGCGATGGTGCTGGTCGCCACCGGCGGCGCGCTGGCGATCGCGCTCACGATCGGGCGCAACACGGTGCGCTCGGTTCGGGACCTTTCGGACCGGGCGGCCGCCCTCGAAGCCGGCGACCTCGATGTCGACCTCGAAACGGAGCGCACCGACGAGTTCGGCCGGCTGTACGACGCCTTCGGAAGCATGCGTGACTCATTACGCGAACAGATACGCGCAGCAGAGAGTGCGCGCGAGGCGGCCGACCGCCAGCGTGCCGAGTCCGAACAGTTCGCCCGGAATCTCGAAACGACCGCCGACGAGTACGGCGCCGTCATGTCGGCGTGTGCCGACGGCGACCTCACCCGCCGGATCGACCCCGACGACGAGAGCGAGGCGATGGCGACGGTCGGTCGGGAGTTCAACGACATGCTCGACCAGTTAGAGGCGACCGTCGCCGGCGTCGCCCGGTTCGCCGAGGACGTCGCGGTCCGCAGCGAGCAGGTGACTGCGGGCGCCGCCGACGTGCGGGACGCCTCTGAACGGGTCACCGACTCGATTCAGGAGATCTCCGAGGGCGCCGAGCGCCAGCACGCCCAGTACGAGACCGTCTCCGCGGAGATGCAGACGCTCGCGGCGTCGGTTCAGCAGGTCGCAACCTCGGCGGAGGAAGTCGCAGACATCGCCGAGCAGACCGCCGAGACCGGCCGTGAGGGGCGCGACGCCGCCGAGGACGCCATCGCGGAGATGGACGCCGTCGAGCACTCCTCGCGGGACGCCGTCGAAGCTATCGACGATCTCCAGTCCGAGATGGAGGAGATCGAGGACGTCGTCGAACTGATCACCGAGCTGGCCGAGCAGACGAATCTGGTCGCGCTCAACGCCAGCATCGAGGCCGCTCGCACGGGTGACGGCGACCGCGAGGGTTTCGGCGTCGTCGCCGACGAGGTGCGGTCGCTCGCCGACGAGACCAAGGCGGCCGCCACCGACATCGAGGAGCGGATCGAGTCGATCCGCGACCAGACCACCCGGACGGCGTCGGAAGTGCGGGCCGCAGCCGACGACATCCGCGACAGCGCGGCGACCGTCCGCGACGCCGCCGACGCGTTCGAGGGGATCGACGAGCACGCCGCGGCGACCAACCAGGGCGTCCAAGAGATCCGCGCGGCGACGAGCCAGCAGGCCGCCACCACCGAGGAGGTCGTCTCGATGGCCGACGAGGCAGCGACGGTCAGCGAGGCGACGACCGCCGAGGCCGAGACGGTCGCGGCCGCCGCCGAAGAGCAGACCTCGACGATGGTCGAAGTCGCGGACAACGCCTCCGGACTCGCCGACCGCGCCGATAGCCTGCGTGACGCGCTCGAGCGGTTCGAGACGCGCGCGTCGGTCGACGGCGGCGACTTCGACGATGACCGAACTCCGCCCCGGGACGACGATAGAACTCTGACGCGAAACGACGGCCCAGACCTCGGCGACGCCGGCGCGTCCGAAGCGACCGGCGCCGAGACGACGAACGCCGACCCCGATGACGGGGAGTCGCCGTCCCCGATTCCGGCGTCGACGACCGACTGATTCGGCGCGGTCCGAGCGCCACACCCACAAGGTCTAACCTACCCCGGTCCAACGTCGGGGTATGGCTCGCGTTCCGTTCGGCATCTCTCGGCTGGACTCGATGATCGGCGGTGGCGCACCGCCGGGGAGCGTCGTGCTGGTGGCCGGCGAGGTCGGCGCCGGCGCTCGGGAGTTCATCTACACCAGCGCGGTGATGAACGGACTCGCACACGCCGACGAGGAGCAGTTCGATCTCTACTACGGCGGCCTCCACGACCGAACCCGACTACCTGCTGGCGTTCGCTATCTCTCCTTTACGGCCAGCGAACCCGAACTGACCGAGGAGATGCGCTACGCGATGGAGACCGATCTCGTCGACGCCGCTACCGATCCGATCGACTTCGTCGATCTCTCCTCGGAGTACTTCCAGCTGAGTCAGGTGCCGACCGAGTGGTACTCCTCGATGACCCAGAGCATCACCTCGCTCGGCGCCGACCACGACCGCAAGGACGTACTCGACGCGCTCGGGGATTACCTCAACGACCACGCCGAGGACAGCCTCGTCGTCATCGACTCGATCACCGACCTGCTCAGCCTCGACGACCAGCTTCAGTGGGATGACGTGCCGATGCTGCTCAAGGGGCTCAAGCGGGCCTCGAACCGCTGGGGAGGGCTGATATTGCTTTTGGTCACCGTCGACACGCTCACCGATACGCAACTCGGCCAACTGATGGCGGCGACCGACGGCGCCATGCTGTTCGAGTGGGCAAGCGGCGGCAGCGAGCGCGACCGGACGATGGTCGTCAAGCAGTTCCGCGGCGTCCTCTCGCGATTGGAGGCCGAGAACATCATCCGCTTCGAGACCGAGATCAACGACGCCGGCTTCGACATCAGCGACGTGCGCAAGATACGCTGACTGCGGATGTCACTGATCCGACTGTTATCGGACGCGTTGGTAGGCTGTTCCTACCGGCAGGCGTGGTCCTGCACCTAACCCTTAAGATGGTCGTGCTCCAATACGCGATGAATGGCGAGCGACAAGTCGGGGTCCGAAGAGGTCTCGGTTGCGCTTCCCGCCGACGTACGCGACTGGCTCGGCGACAGGACCAGCAACGGCGAAACCCCCGACGATGTCGCACGGCGACTCCTCGCTGCCCACTACGAACTGGCAAACGGCGAGGGCCCCGATCCCGACGAACTGGCACCCCGCGACGACGCCGTCGACGAGCGCGTCGACCAACTCGATGCCGAATTTCGCGATCTTCTGGACGACGTACGCAAGCGAGTCATCCAACTCAAGCGCGAGACGGACCAGAAGGCCGACCGCGACCACGACCACCCCGAGGTCGCCGACCGCGTCGACGACCTCGAACAGCGCACCGCCGAGGCCGCGGATCGACTGGCCGAACTGGACGACGCCGTCGCTGCCGCCGAGGACAAACTCGCCACCGGCTTCGATAATTACGAGGACATTCTGGAGTACCTGACCGACGAAACCGGCGCGCTCCGCGAGCGGACCGACACGCTGGCTCGCGCGGTGATCGAACTCCGATCGGAGTTCGAACGCATCGCGGCCGACCGCGTGCGTCGGGAGCGCGTCCGCGAACTCAAGCACGCGGCCGCCCAGTACGGCGTCCGAACCGCCGAGTGTGACGCCTGCGAGGCCTCCGTCGACGTGGCGATGCTGACCGCGCCGGAGTGTCCCCACTGCGCTACTCGCTTCACCGACGTTCGTCCCGGCTCGCGTTTCCTCAAACCGAACGTGCTCGAAACGGGCGATCCGCCCGCGCTGGCCGGTAGCGACGATCAGAGCGACGATCTGAACGTCGACCTCGATTCGATCGTCGAGGAGGACCGAGACGTGCCCGACGGCATCGAATGGGCGACGACCGACGGCGGCGAGAGAGCCAGTGACGGGGACGAGCTATCGTCCAGCGATGCACGTCAGGAAACAGAGCGAACTGACGGCGGTGAACCATGAGCGAGGAGTCCGAGGACGACCTCCCGGACGAGCCGCTCGCCGACCTCGCCGCGAGCGTCCGCGACGATGACGACGCCGACACCGAGACGACTGACGCCGACGGTGGGGCCACTGACGATGTCTCCTCGGTCCCTGCCTCCGACGACGCGGACACCGATCTCCCGCCGCTGCCGGGTGAGACAGCTTCGGACCCGAGCCGCGAGGGACCGCTCGGCGATCTCGCGGCGGAGGTCGATCGGCGTCGCGGTGACGCCGACCCAGACGATCTCGACGACCTGTTCACCAGCGAGGATGTCGCTGATCTCGATGTCGATGCGGTCTGGGACCACGTCGAGTCCGGTGGCATCGATGTCGACGTGACTGCCGACGCCGACGACGAGCAGGTCATCGAGAAGGCGAGTTTCTGCCAGCAGTGCGAGTTCTTCGCCGAACCGCCCGCCGTCGGTTGCGAGCACGACGGCACCGAAATCCTCGAACTGGTCGACACCGACAACTTCCGGGTGCGCAACTGTCCGAAAGTCGCCGAAGAAGAGCGACTCGGCGATCTGTAGCGAGTGCGGACTCGGCAAGCACACTGCGGCATCCCGACACCATCGGAACGGGCCGTTTTTCATCGTCAGTCCCGTAGCCGAACACATGCAGTTT
The Natronoarchaeum philippinense DNA segment above includes these coding regions:
- the ilvD gene encoding dihydroxy-acid dehydratase; this translates as MSQQEEPHHADKDPDLRSTEVTQGVEKAPHRAMFRAMGYDDEDLAAPMVGVANPAADITPCNVHLDDVADSAYEAVDAADGMPIEFGTITISDAISMGTEGMKASLTSREVIADSVELVSFGERMDGLVTIGGCDKNMPGMMMAMIRTDLPSVFLYGGSIMPGEHEGREITVQNVFEGVGAVAQGEMSEDELDEMERHACPGAGSCGGMFTANTMASVAEALGLAPLGAAGPPAEHEDRYEVAERAGELAVDAIENDRKPSDILTKKSFENAIALQVAVGGSTNAVLHLLAMAAEAGVDLSIEEFDEISQRTPKIADLQPGGTRVMNDLYEIGGVPVVLRRLLDAGLLHGDQLTITGRTIAEELEHLESQGELPDDEEIEADFLYTVDEPKNEEGAIRILTGNLAPGGSVLKVTGDDDLHHEGPVRVFEGEEDAMKYVQEGNVESGDVIAIRNEGPRGGPGMREMLGVTAAVAGQDHAEDVALITDGRFSGATRGFSIGHVAPEAYTGGPIGALEDGDVITVDIADRTLEVDLTDEEIERRLEERDEPEPNYTSGVMAKYGQSFGSAENGAVTNPGAKED
- a CDS encoding carotenoid oxygenase family protein — protein: MAADHRLGFRNGEGHPPTDLPVEGDLPEWLSGVLLRNGPGRFSVGDQTVNHWFDGFALLRRFAIRDGGVEYASRFLRSDAYERARSEGALRHDEFGTRPDDGLRGRLRRLISGELTDNASITVTHRGGEFVAVTEPPRAWAFDPDSLRTLEPRRFDDGVDATGSTAHRHYDPRRGETWGLATRHGRNGGYVLHRRPDGSSRREPVATIEVDQPAYIHSFALTDRYAVVTEPPFVTSPRRLLTADTFLDAHEWRPEQGTRFFVCERAIGAVAGPYRADPCFVFHHANAFEADGELVVDLVAFDDASAVTDFELSNLRSAEPDLPAGELRRYRLPVGPTDSDEMPSVPSPEAARATASETPVEPTPTTLHEGPVAFPAIDYVERNGRSYRYVYAAGNRHDPPETFLNRLIKVDVGTGDARTWSEAGVHPGEPVFVPAPPGRRDGEDDGVVLSVVLDTDEERSALVVLDAVDLSVRARAPLPHALPIGFHGQFYRDGSRPIQSMA
- a CDS encoding 60S ribosomal export protein NMD3; the protein is MSETRAFCPRCGDAIDTPRSVREERRGDPALCDECYFEEFELIDAPDRVQVRVCATCGAVHRGNRWVDVGAEDYTEVAIEEVSESLSVHFDAEEVAWSVEPEQVDQTTIRMHCFFTGVVNGTPVEEQVTVPVKITRQTCDRCGRISGDYYASILQLRARDRTPTDEEVERTREIANEVVEEMEATGDRNAFVTDATEVDAGLNIKLSTNKIGMKVARKVVEEFGGSYSDSETLVSEDEDGNGVYRVTFAVRLPPYRPGEVIDPEDDDGPVLVTSARGNLKGTRLTTGERYEASYEEGDAPEAKRLGTIDDAEETTLVTVEDDRAVQVLDPETYRAKTIARPDYLDADAETVPVLKSRAGLHVLPEDDRADRDGNDDA
- a CDS encoding DUF7504 family protein; protein product: MSTPQTRTVGDVLAALPDNGSVLVSGAGRETLGRLPYQLLRSSVGVDDAAVIVTTEDAGDRLVRQFTNSGDSPARSRVGVVDATPSGHRQATPEDGIWSASSPVDFNGTGAGIDRCHDHLDGDAVHLLYDTLTTPLLSADSETVARYAHHVSLRVDDSPGIGLFPIHTNVTSERDAARLKHLFDAHVEVRKCGGERQVRCSGVDNDWCGWQDLQDGDATTEFSGIV
- a CDS encoding class I SAM-dependent methyltransferase, with the protein product MPDADGRALAAVVEKPRAEVATEQLRAEGVYDDARKVVEYGAETVALPVTAAPAETDVREVVVQTDPERRGTTLPDLLAERGWSDAEIERAPGSWAVIGSVVLVTLEDCPREAELGDALLELHGEADTVLAHEGVSGERREPDSRVIAGDPTTETIHTEHGTRYALDLREVMFSPGNKAERARMADVIAGEVGPAVETGGSAGTDAETPERVFDMFAGIGYFTLPMARAGADVVAAEINPASYRYLIENAVLNDVQDRVEAYRADCRDVEVDAVDRVVMGYYEAHEYLDTAVSAVASGGVVHVHEATPEVELWDRPVGRIEDAADRAGRGVEIEGRRKIKSHSEGVWHVVVDARIV